The following are from one region of the Prionailurus bengalensis isolate Pbe53 chromosome A2, Fcat_Pben_1.1_paternal_pri, whole genome shotgun sequence genome:
- the RPL18A gene encoding 60S ribosomal protein L18a, whose translation MKASGTLREYKVVGRCLPTPKCRTPPLYRMRIFAPNHVVAKSRFWYFVSQLKKMKKSSGEIVYCGQVFEKSPLRVKNFGIWLRYDSRSGTHNMYREYRDLTTAGAVTQCYRDMGARHRARAHSIQIMKVEEIAASKCRRPAVKQFHDSKIKFPLPHRVLRRQHKPRFTTKRPNTFF comes from the exons ATGAAGGCCTCGGGCACA CTGCGAGAGTACAAGGTGGTGGGGCGCTGTCTGCCCACCCCCAAGTGCCGCACTCCACCGCTGTATCGCATGCGAATCTTCGCACCTAATCATGTTGTCGCCAAGTCCCGCTTCTGGTACTTTGTGTCTCAgctgaagaagatgaagaagtcTTCAGGGGAAATTGTCTACTGTGGGCAG GTGTTCGAGAAATCCCCCTTGCGGGTGAAGAACTTCGGCATCTGGCTGCGCTACGACTCCCGCAGCGGCACCCACAACATGTACCGGGAGTACCGGGACCTGACGACCGCGGGCGCCGTCACCCAGTGCT ACCGAGACATGGGTGCCCGGCACCGTGCCCGGGCCCACTCGATCCAGATCATGAAGGTGGAGGAGATCGCAGCCAGCAAGTGCCGCCGCCCGGCAGTCAAGCAGTTCCAC GACTCCAAGATCAAGTTCCCGCTGCCCCACCGGGTCCTGCGTCGCCAGCACAAGCCACGCTTCACCACCAAGAGGCCCAACACCTTCTTTTAG